The window AGCTCCTCCATCCAACGGGCCATTTCCTCCTTAGCCTCATCAAGCTTTTCCTCAGGTGCAACGCCCATTCTTCCCTCTAACTTGACAGTGTCCACTACGGAGGAAGGCCAATTCCCTCCATGAATGACCCCTATATTAATAGGGATTGGAATAGGGTTTTGAGCGTACAAAGGATCCGAGATACGGGCATTTCTTTGCTCCTCAAGCTCACGGATATGCTGCATCACGATCATGCTTTTCTCAATGGCACTAACCCCTTCGTATCTGGTTCCGCCATGTGCTGAACGGCCTTTGACCTCGATGCGAAACCACATAGAACCCTGCTGCTTTGGAAATATGCGTAAATTGGTAGGCTCAGGAATGAGGGCTGCATCTGCTCGATATCCCTTCACGATCGCAGCTAGAGTCCCTACTCCGCCGCTTTCCTCTTCAATGACGCTTTGAATTATGACGTCGCCCTTCAAACTAATGCCAAGACTCTGAATAGCCTCCACAGCGAGAAGGAGAGAGACGTTTCCGCCTTTCATATCCGTTGCCCCACGTCCATACAGCTTCCCATCCACCACATTGCCGCTAAAAGGATCATCTTGCCATTGATCCCGATTCCCTTCCGGAACGACATCGATATGACCATTTAGTAGGATAGAACGTCCACCTCCGGACCCCTTCATGACACCGACTACATTGGGACTGCCTGTAAAACGGTTTCTAGGAGAACAAAAATAAGGATGTGTCTCAAGGGTCTCTCCATCCGGTTCCCATACATCAACGTCTAGTCTCAACTCACGAAATTTATCGGCAATTAAGGTCTGGACTTCCTTCTCATTGCCTTGTGTACTAGGTATCCTGACCATATTCTGCAGCAAACAGGTTCCTTCTTCGCGATGAAGCCTAATCCACTCATGAATTTGCTTTTGCAGCTCAGCGTTCAGATTGGGCAAAGGAATTCCCTCCTTCAGATAGGCATATGAAGACGCGTCTACAACACACGTTTATGGAATGTACGAGATGTTCTCCGGAATGATCAATTTAGCCTCCGTGTGATTTACAACGTCCTCTATCGTATAAGGCAGCATGATTTCTTTTAAAAGCAATCCTTGATCCGTGACCTCCATCACGGCCATTTCCGTAACAATCAATTTGACACATTCCCGCGCTGTTAGCGGCAAGTCACATTGTTTTTTAACTTTGGATTCCCCCTGCCGGTTGACATGATTCATAAGCACGATGACTTTTTTGGCTTTTTGCGCAAGCTCCATCGCCCCTCCGATCCCTGCCACCCGCTTCCCCGGTACAATCCAATTGGCCAAATCCCCGCGCTCACTGACCTCTAGCGCCCCAAGTATTGTGATATCGATATATCCCCTGCGTATCATGGCAAAAGCAATGCTGCTATCGCAGTAGGAAGCCCCATTGGTAATCGTGACGGGGTATCCTCCTGCGTTGCAGAGAAAAGCATCTTCTTCCCCAGGAAGCGGGGCACCCCCTGCACCCAATATCCCATTTTCCGCATGAAAAACAACGTGAATGCCTTCAGGAACGTAATCTGCAACTTGGGTCGGGATGCCGATTCCTAGATTGACAGCCATGCCGTCCTTTAATTCTTGAGCAGCCCGCTTTGCTATACGGACGCGGGTTTCTTTTCCCATACCCATTCCCAAGTCACCCCTCTGCTCAATATCACCATATCTACAAAAATGCCCGGTGTTACAATGTTTTCGGGGTCAAGCTCGCCTAGCGGTACAATCTCATCGACTTCCGCAATCGTAAATTTCCCAGCCATGGCGACCAATGGATTTAGATTTCTGCCGCTTTTATCATAGACAAGATTCCCGTACGGATCGGCTTTTTTCGCATGAACAATGGCAACGTCCGCCGTCAATGCCGGCTCCACCAGATATTTTTTCTCGTCGATGGAAACGGTCTCCTTTCCCAGCTCCATGATCGTTCCAACGCCGACATCCACCAATATACCGCCAAGACCTACGCCGCCTGCCCGGATTTTTTCCGCTAAAGTTCCTTGCGGGTAAAACACCACCTCCATGGTGCCTTCCTCCATCCTTAGACCAGCGTTAGGATTGGAGCCGATATGAGAGGCAATCACCTTCTTTACTCTGCCTGCTGTGATTAATCTACCAATGCCGATGTGCGGAAATCCAGTATCATTGCCAATGATCGTGATATCTTTAATCCCCTTTTGCAACATACCTTCGATCATCGTTGGAGGGGTTCCAATGCCGCCAAACCCGCCATACATCAGCGTACAGCCATCGGTTATCACTTGAAGTGCCTCTTCCAAGGTCCTTACTTTGCCGGATGCGACCGCATGTGTGTTCTCATATGGCTCCATCAAATCTCCTCCAATACGGATCGGGTAACCTCAGCCATGACTTCCCGAAT is drawn from Paenibacillus sp. V4I7 and contains these coding sequences:
- a CDS encoding peptidase; translation: MNAELQKQIHEWIRLHREEGTCLLQNMVRIPSTQGNEKEVQTLIADKFRELRLDVDVWEPDGETLETHPYFCSPRNRFTGSPNVVGVMKGSGGGRSILLNGHIDVVPEGNRDQWQDDPFSGNVVDGKLYGRGATDMKGGNVSLLLAVEAIQSLGISLKGDVIIQSVIEEESGGVGTLAAIVKGYRADAALIPEPTNLRIFPKQQGSMWFRIEVKGRSAHGGTRYEGVSAIEKSMIVMQHIRELEEQRNARISDPLYAQNPIPIPINIGVIHGGNWPSSVVDTVKLEGRMGVAPEEKLDEAKEEMARWMEELKGKDPWFEEHPPVVEWFGARWVPGSVDPGHDLIRVLKEQYREVKQEEARIEASPWGTDGGLLTQLGETPCIVFGPGITQVAHYPNEHIVLDHVFEAAEIIALTLIHWCGFDEMEA
- a CDS encoding 3-oxoacid CoA-transferase subunit B — translated: MGMGKETRVRIAKRAAQELKDGMAVNLGIGIPTQVADYVPEGIHVVFHAENGILGAGGAPLPGEEDAFLCNAGGYPVTITNGASYCDSSIAFAMIRRGYIDITILGALEVSERGDLANWIVPGKRVAGIGGAMELAQKAKKVIVLMNHVNRQGESKVKKQCDLPLTARECVKLIVTEMAVMEVTDQGLLLKEIMLPYTIEDVVNHTEAKLIIPENISYIP
- a CDS encoding CoA transferase subunit A; the encoded protein is MEPYENTHAVASGKVRTLEEALQVITDGCTLMYGGFGGIGTPPTMIEGMLQKGIKDITIIGNDTGFPHIGIGRLITAGRVKKVIASHIGSNPNAGLRMEEGTMEVVFYPQGTLAEKIRAGGVGLGGILVDVGVGTIMELGKETVSIDEKKYLVEPALTADVAIVHAKKADPYGNLVYDKSGRNLNPLVAMAGKFTIAEVDEIVPLGELDPENIVTPGIFVDMVILSRGVTWEWVWEKKPASV